A part of Amycolatopsis camponoti genomic DNA contains:
- a CDS encoding DUF2267 domain-containing protein, with the protein MDYHQFVDEVAERADVSREQAEALTRATLWTLGERITGGEARHIAGQLPVELQTRLIAAEEEAEGFSLDEFIRRTAERAGVDRGTADIGTAAVFATLRDTISGDDVRHMMSQLPLEFREVAPGPRLSDVRVTGGDLP; encoded by the coding sequence ATGGATTACCACCAGTTCGTCGACGAAGTGGCCGAGCGGGCCGACGTCTCGCGAGAACAGGCCGAGGCGCTGACCCGGGCCACCCTGTGGACGCTGGGCGAACGCATCACCGGCGGGGAGGCTCGCCATATCGCCGGGCAACTCCCCGTGGAGCTGCAGACCCGCCTGATCGCGGCCGAGGAGGAAGCCGAGGGATTCAGCCTCGACGAGTTCATCCGCCGGACCGCGGAACGGGCCGGCGTGGACCGGGGCACCGCGGACATCGGCACGGCAGCGGTCTTCGCCACGCTGCGCGACACGATCAGCGGTGACGACGTCCGCCACATGATGAGCCAGCTGCCGCTGGAGTTCAGGGAAGTGGCACCCGGCCCTCGTCTCTCGGACGTTCGAGTAACAGGAGGAGACCTACCATGA
- a CDS encoding Hsp20/alpha crystallin family protein produces the protein MDRLAQSALGTARDGGPWLPAGDVSETDDAYLVEIELPGVRREDVDVELYGNELVITGELKERERKGLLRRRTRKVGEFEYRVTLPGDIRAEGIEASLDSGVLTVRVPKVDAAKPNKIKITGG, from the coding sequence GTGGACCGGCTCGCGCAGTCGGCGCTGGGCACCGCACGGGACGGCGGGCCGTGGCTGCCGGCCGGAGACGTCTCGGAGACCGACGACGCCTACCTGGTCGAGATCGAACTGCCCGGCGTCCGGCGGGAGGACGTCGACGTCGAGCTTTACGGCAACGAGTTGGTCATCACCGGTGAGCTGAAAGAGCGGGAGCGCAAGGGTTTGCTCCGCCGCCGCACCCGCAAGGTCGGCGAGTTCGAGTACCGCGTGACGCTGCCCGGCGACATCCGCGCCGAGGGCATCGAGGCATCACTCGACAGCGGCGTGCTCACCGTACGCGTCCCGAAGGTGGACGCCGCCAAGCCCAACAAGATCAAGATCACCGGTGGTTGA
- a CDS encoding type 1 glutamine amidotransferase domain-containing protein, whose protein sequence is MTRILMVLSGSDHWTLKDGTRHPTGYWAEEFVVPHNGFRTQGVEVIVATPGGVAPTVDQRSLNPEMAGGERKATAFRDYLDAIATELAQPMVLEHAVGHVADYDAIYIPGGHGPMEDLAGFQPLGELLVRFFDTGRVVTAVCHGPAALLSANRRNGDWLFEGRRMTGYTNEEERLVGLADRAPWLLEDRLRERGADFKTGAPWEPHVVVDANLLTGQNPASSQAATDRTLSELRVYNAL, encoded by the coding sequence ATGACCCGAATCCTGATGGTGCTCTCCGGCAGCGACCACTGGACGCTCAAGGACGGTACCCGGCACCCTACCGGTTACTGGGCCGAGGAGTTCGTCGTACCGCACAACGGGTTCCGCACCCAGGGTGTCGAGGTGATCGTCGCCACCCCGGGCGGGGTGGCACCGACGGTGGACCAGCGGAGCCTGAACCCGGAGATGGCGGGCGGCGAGAGGAAAGCCACCGCGTTCCGCGACTACCTCGACGCGATCGCCACCGAACTGGCCCAGCCGATGGTGCTGGAGCACGCAGTGGGGCACGTCGCCGACTACGACGCCATCTACATTCCCGGCGGGCACGGGCCGATGGAGGATCTGGCCGGCTTCCAGCCGCTGGGCGAGCTCCTCGTCCGGTTCTTCGACACGGGCCGCGTCGTCACGGCGGTCTGCCACGGTCCGGCGGCACTGCTCTCGGCCAACCGGCGCAACGGCGACTGGCTGTTCGAGGGCAGGCGAATGACGGGGTACACCAACGAGGAGGAGCGCTTGGTCGGCCTCGCCGACCGCGCGCCGTGGCTGCTGGAGGACCGGCTGCGGGAGCGTGGCGCGGACTTCAAGACGGGCGCGCCGTGGGAGCCGCACGTCGTGGTGGACGCCAACCTGCTCACCGGCCAGAACCCGGCGTCGTCCCAGGCGGCCACCGACCGGACGTTGAGTGAATTGCGCGTATACAACGCACTGTGA
- a CDS encoding DUF4474 domain-containing protein, with translation MSVFDKIYALADQVEKGSPTELDDRARACRDAKEMVEDTKALLESVRVQLSEGWHGGAGEAALASLEAFKKNRDDQAQDLEDSAKSFETIRDALAKAQQDARSKRADAQGLQKKLDHGWHGFGIRQVDLAVAWAQDKAVKAQALVLLADLERVTTTYDAILLIEGQKLRFKTGQVWELAGSEKRNLAEIGAILLREVPGLLALLKKYPELREALLHQDWNKIMQNPEVAQKIYDYLGFRYNEEGGFFTTGEHSVQSYLGWKDLYDKFGEAFGMELDETGDDGDNMEFTDPETGKTYRLELWKGKYANHAFGGEVGFYTSDSPNNNGHFNAAQGDDQIKVTQTIYNKDTGQVYFTNDGQGADGTDKKHFWNLAIRNDPDVKADQLPLAQRATIEVRDVGMRDRMYDEMVRYAAAHPGDHLTVTKGSDQPPTLSYDWRK, from the coding sequence GTGAGCGTCTTCGACAAGATCTACGCGCTCGCCGACCAGGTGGAGAAGGGCAGCCCCACCGAGCTGGACGACCGCGCCCGGGCGTGCCGGGACGCCAAGGAAATGGTCGAGGACACCAAGGCCCTGCTGGAGAGCGTGCGTGTCCAGCTGAGCGAGGGCTGGCACGGTGGCGCCGGCGAAGCGGCGCTCGCATCGCTGGAAGCGTTCAAGAAGAACCGCGACGACCAGGCCCAGGACCTCGAGGATTCGGCCAAGTCGTTCGAGACGATCCGCGACGCGCTTGCGAAGGCCCAGCAGGACGCCCGGAGCAAGCGCGCCGACGCCCAGGGCCTCCAGAAGAAGCTCGACCACGGGTGGCACGGCTTCGGGATCCGCCAGGTCGACCTCGCCGTCGCCTGGGCGCAGGACAAGGCCGTCAAGGCCCAGGCCCTCGTCCTGCTGGCCGACCTGGAGCGGGTGACCACCACCTACGACGCGATCCTGCTCATCGAGGGCCAGAAGCTGAGGTTCAAGACGGGTCAGGTCTGGGAGCTCGCGGGCTCCGAGAAGCGGAACCTCGCCGAGATCGGCGCGATCCTGCTCCGCGAAGTACCCGGACTCCTCGCGCTGCTGAAGAAGTACCCGGAACTACGGGAAGCGCTGCTTCACCAGGACTGGAACAAGATCATGCAGAATCCCGAGGTCGCACAGAAGATCTACGACTACCTCGGCTTCCGGTACAACGAGGAAGGCGGCTTCTTCACCACCGGCGAGCATTCGGTGCAGAGCTACCTGGGCTGGAAAGACCTCTACGACAAGTTCGGGGAGGCGTTCGGGATGGAGCTCGACGAAACCGGCGACGACGGCGACAACATGGAGTTCACCGACCCCGAGACCGGGAAGACGTACCGGCTGGAGTTGTGGAAGGGCAAGTACGCGAACCACGCGTTCGGCGGGGAAGTCGGCTTCTACACCAGCGATTCGCCGAACAACAACGGGCACTTCAACGCCGCCCAGGGTGACGACCAGATCAAGGTGACCCAGACGATCTACAACAAGGACACCGGCCAGGTCTACTTCACCAACGACGGCCAGGGCGCCGACGGCACCGACAAGAAGCACTTCTGGAACCTGGCGATCCGCAACGACCCGGACGTGAAAGCCGACCAGCTCCCGCTGGCCCAGCGCGCCACGATCGAGGTGCGGGACGTCGGGATGCGCGACCGCATGTACGACGAGATGGTCCGGTACGCCGCCGCCCACCCCGGCGACCACCTCACCGTCACGAAGGGGTCCGACCAGCCGCCCACGCTGAGCTACGACTGGCGGAAGTGA
- a CDS encoding DUF3592 domain-containing protein: MDPFGGFVQRRWLWFALPAAVVAVFAFSPDVVAAFGLVPAVAVLVAVGSGGAIWRLRVSARNRAAASEDGFGGWLPLPTDHDHDRRIDFTAETGRLRRVARRAAAFVLVWMALAGAGAGDLVLLDKVADELLATGARTTGEVVSVQTFTRGGMTFEVRFESRTAKIDRDSKNSYTVGERVTVIYDRDDPDRVRTLVEENKSQFLVNLGYVLLVAGSLGTLFAVLAAVGWRGRARAVAATGWRNATVDIVRVFARNSRSLRRPPPEIHVRFREGTGIVLKAMSSTHGANALADFTDRLAWVGGWGRHMVVLFPNGPRRPGPYAVPAFALNLRTEGGGRR; the protein is encoded by the coding sequence ATGGACCCCTTCGGCGGTTTCGTCCAGCGGCGGTGGTTGTGGTTCGCCCTCCCGGCGGCGGTGGTGGCCGTCTTCGCCTTTTCTCCGGATGTGGTGGCGGCTTTCGGGCTGGTTCCCGCCGTCGCCGTCCTGGTTGCGGTGGGGTCGGGCGGCGCGATCTGGCGCCTGCGGGTGTCGGCCCGGAATCGCGCTGCCGCGAGCGAGGACGGTTTCGGGGGCTGGCTGCCGCTGCCGACCGACCACGACCACGACCGCCGGATCGACTTCACGGCCGAAACCGGGCGGCTGCGCCGGGTGGCGCGTCGCGCGGCGGCGTTCGTCCTCGTCTGGATGGCGCTGGCCGGGGCCGGGGCCGGGGATCTGGTCCTGCTCGACAAGGTGGCCGACGAGCTCCTCGCCACCGGCGCGCGGACCACCGGCGAGGTGGTTTCCGTGCAGACGTTCACCCGGGGCGGGATGACGTTCGAGGTGCGCTTCGAGTCGCGGACCGCGAAGATCGACCGCGACTCGAAGAACTCCTACACCGTCGGCGAGCGGGTCACCGTGATCTACGACCGGGACGATCCGGATCGCGTGCGCACCCTGGTGGAAGAGAACAAGAGCCAGTTCCTCGTGAACCTCGGCTACGTCCTGCTCGTGGCCGGCTCGCTCGGGACGTTGTTCGCCGTCTTGGCCGCGGTGGGCTGGCGGGGCCGGGCCCGCGCGGTCGCGGCCACCGGGTGGCGGAACGCGACGGTCGACATCGTGCGCGTCTTCGCGCGCAACAGCCGCTCTTTGAGGAGGCCCCCGCCGGAGATCCACGTCCGCTTCCGCGAGGGCACCGGCATCGTGCTGAAGGCGATGTCTTCGACGCACGGGGCCAATGCGCTGGCGGACTTCACCGACCGGCTCGCGTGGGTGGGCGGCTGGGGACGGCACATGGTCGTCCTCTTCCCGAACGGCCCGCGCCGCCCGGGTCCGTACGCGGTTCCGGCTTTCGCGCTGAACCTGCGCACCGAGGGCGGGGGCCGCCGGTGA
- a CDS encoding Ltp family lipoprotein: MAMPVYLQPQPPKRRRRGRTVVLAPLGVFAVLVIAAIVAAPKKADIPTGGVAPFSATTEAAATAAEPPASVSVASPTTTEQKFPPQVALARTSAQNYLGFAAFSRNGLIRQLSSSAGDGYPKDVATQAVDSLGVDWKEQAVKSAENYLSSTSFSCSGLKQQLSSSTGEGFTKTEAAYGPSRTDACK, from the coding sequence ATGGCCATGCCCGTATACCTCCAGCCGCAGCCGCCGAAGCGCCGCCGGCGCGGCCGGACGGTCGTCTTGGCTCCACTCGGCGTGTTCGCGGTGCTGGTGATCGCCGCGATCGTGGCGGCGCCGAAGAAGGCTGACATCCCGACCGGCGGCGTCGCCCCGTTCAGCGCGACCACGGAGGCGGCGGCCACCGCCGCGGAGCCGCCTGCGTCGGTATCGGTCGCCTCGCCGACCACGACGGAGCAGAAGTTCCCTCCGCAGGTCGCGCTGGCCCGCACCTCCGCCCAGAACTATCTCGGCTTCGCCGCGTTCTCGCGCAACGGCCTGATCCGGCAGCTGTCCTCGTCGGCCGGCGACGGATACCCGAAGGACGTCGCAACTCAAGCGGTGGACAGCTTGGGCGTCGACTGGAAGGAGCAGGCGGTCAAGTCGGCGGAAAACTACCTGTCCTCCACCTCGTTCTCGTGCTCGGGGTTGAAGCAGCAGCTGTCGTCGAGCACCGGCGAAGGCTTCACGAAGACGGAGGCCGCGTACGGGCCAAGCCGGACCGACGCCTGCAAGTGA
- a CDS encoding aminotransferase class III-fold pyridoxal phosphate-dependent enzyme produces the protein MCDRHGAVLVFDEVIAGFRIARGGAAEKYGVRPDLSVFGKAMAGGFTQSAVVAGRIWLIR, from the coding sequence ATGTGTGACCGCCACGGTGCTGTCCTCGTCTTCGACGAGGTGATCGCCGGATTCCGGATCGCGCGCGGCGGCGCGGCCGAGAAGTACGGCGTGCGCCCCGATCTGTCCGTCTTCGGAAAGGCGATGGCCGGAGGCTTCACCCAGAGTGCCGTCGTCGCCGGGCGGATCTGGTTGATCAGGTGA
- a CDS encoding STAS domain-containing protein: protein MPLLGPDPDEPLAGPREDLVVSVRAIEGAQVLTVEGTVDIRTAARLSEAVTEVMARRPARVVIDLTAVDFLASAGLHVLLVAQHAAGEHTLLRVVATGPSLRSLSLTALDEVLAVYPTLSDATGS from the coding sequence GTGCCCCTTCTCGGTCCTGATCCCGACGAACCCCTGGCCGGCCCGCGCGAGGACCTGGTCGTGTCGGTCCGCGCGATCGAGGGAGCGCAGGTACTGACCGTCGAGGGGACCGTGGACATCCGCACCGCGGCACGATTGTCCGAAGCCGTCACCGAGGTCATGGCCCGAAGGCCGGCCAGGGTGGTCATCGACCTGACCGCGGTGGACTTCCTGGCCTCCGCCGGCCTGCACGTCCTGCTCGTCGCCCAGCACGCCGCCGGGGAGCACACCCTGCTGCGGGTGGTCGCGACCGGCCCGAGCTTGCGAAGTCTCTCCCTCACCGCGTTGGACGAGGTGCTGGCGGTCTACCCGACGCTGTCCGACGCCACCGGCAGCTGA
- a CDS encoding ATP-binding protein — protein sequence MIAGGITLAFSPRLASAVVTASGELDLSGYGFLRDGLLEVAADGPPALIADIDGLTIGELSPIAVFPLVARRMANWPGIPLTLVTRQGTHLRAFRRQGLDRFVAVHVDVDVAESHQKVPARRWAHRKFPRTGDATRLAGAFLRDQTTNWGVPELFYDAVLIVNELLGNALRHTASSPELRLDLHQDRFTIAVTDENPRPATFLERTHLRDPGIGLRIVADAAETWGSSRRWSGGKVVWATLAVSHGS from the coding sequence GTGATCGCCGGCGGTATCACCCTGGCCTTCTCACCCCGGCTGGCGAGCGCTGTGGTGACCGCCAGCGGGGAGCTCGACCTCTCCGGGTACGGCTTCCTGCGTGACGGCCTGCTGGAAGTGGCCGCTGACGGACCGCCCGCGCTGATCGCCGACATCGACGGGCTGACCATCGGCGAATTGTCCCCCATCGCCGTGTTTCCGCTGGTTGCCCGCCGGATGGCGAACTGGCCCGGCATTCCGCTGACCCTGGTCACGCGACAGGGGACCCACCTGCGGGCCTTCCGCCGCCAAGGCCTCGACCGGTTCGTCGCGGTCCACGTCGACGTCGACGTCGCGGAAAGCCACCAGAAGGTCCCCGCTCGCCGGTGGGCCCACCGGAAATTCCCTCGCACCGGGGACGCGACGAGGCTGGCCGGCGCGTTCCTTCGCGACCAGACGACGAACTGGGGCGTGCCGGAGCTGTTCTACGACGCGGTCCTGATCGTGAACGAGCTCCTCGGCAACGCGCTCCGGCACACCGCGTCGTCGCCCGAGCTGCGCCTCGACCTCCACCAGGACCGGTTCACCATCGCCGTCACCGACGAGAATCCCCGACCCGCGACCTTCCTCGAGCGAACCCACCTGCGCGACCCCGGTATCGGCCTGCGCATCGTCGCCGACGCCGCGGAGACGTGGGGCAGCAGCCGCCGCTGGTCAGGCGGGAAAGTCGTCTGGGCGACCCTCGCGGTCTCCCACGGCAGCTGA
- a CDS encoding ATP-binding protein: MISENGLHLVPDYRAESTVATVTGSLTSANYAQLRDGVLKVATDAPVSVIADIRGLDIGDTTLMTVFTAIAARIDAWPGIPFAVVTDHPDHVARLAKQAADRFVPIHADVPAAERARDRPPRRRALQLLAASPQASSVARAFVGRVCEQWKVQEHVDDARLVATELVENTVRHTTSHPRLRLELRRDTFVISVADDDPHEAVLLERPREHGLGLRLVAENTRVWGCSRSWAGGKVVWAVLMPRRPRHRDAAESRGVGEER; this comes from the coding sequence ATGATCAGTGAAAACGGCCTGCACCTGGTGCCGGACTACCGGGCGGAGTCGACTGTGGCGACCGTGACCGGCAGTCTGACTTCGGCCAACTACGCGCAGCTGCGTGACGGCGTGCTCAAGGTGGCCACGGACGCGCCGGTGAGCGTCATCGCCGACATCCGGGGCCTCGACATCGGCGACACCACCTTGATGACGGTGTTCACCGCGATCGCGGCGCGGATCGACGCTTGGCCGGGGATCCCGTTCGCGGTGGTGACCGACCACCCGGACCACGTGGCGCGGCTGGCGAAGCAGGCAGCGGACCGGTTCGTCCCGATCCACGCCGACGTCCCCGCGGCCGAGCGGGCACGCGACCGACCACCCCGCCGACGGGCCCTCCAGCTGCTGGCTGCGTCGCCACAGGCATCTTCGGTCGCACGGGCGTTCGTCGGCCGTGTCTGCGAGCAGTGGAAGGTGCAGGAGCACGTGGACGACGCGCGCCTGGTCGCGACCGAGCTGGTGGAAAACACGGTCCGGCACACCACGTCGCACCCCCGGCTGCGGCTGGAGCTGCGCCGGGACACCTTCGTCATCTCGGTGGCCGACGACGACCCGCACGAGGCCGTACTGCTCGAGCGCCCCAGGGAGCACGGTCTCGGACTCCGGCTGGTTGCCGAGAACACGCGTGTCTGGGGGTGCAGCCGGTCCTGGGCCGGCGGCAAGGTCGTCTGGGCCGTCCTGATGCCGCGCCGACCTCGACACCGCGATGCCGCCGAGTCCCGTGGCGTCGGCGAAGAACGTTGA
- a CDS encoding GAF and ANTAR domain-containing protein, translating into MVGQVCRACVRLLPVDGAAVSVMADAGQREVVYTSDAVSAALAELQFALGEGPCFEAYTHGGPVLVADLAAGLPAAWPVFAAQAADFPVAALFTFPLQIGVVRVATLDTYRATPGSLAGDELATALQVADLAALALSGLLGGDRWLDGDGRWMEGAGMRHREVHQATGMLIAQLDLSAAEALARMRAYAFGHSRALRDVAADIVAGRLEVDREPW; encoded by the coding sequence ATGGTCGGCCAGGTGTGCCGCGCGTGCGTCCGGTTGCTCCCCGTGGACGGCGCCGCGGTGTCGGTGATGGCCGACGCCGGTCAACGGGAGGTCGTCTACACCAGCGACGCGGTGAGTGCGGCGTTGGCCGAACTGCAGTTCGCCCTCGGGGAAGGGCCGTGTTTCGAGGCCTACACCCACGGCGGCCCGGTTCTGGTCGCCGATCTCGCCGCCGGGCTGCCCGCCGCGTGGCCGGTGTTCGCCGCGCAGGCCGCCGACTTCCCGGTGGCGGCGTTGTTCACCTTCCCACTGCAGATCGGGGTCGTGCGAGTGGCAACCTTGGACACCTACCGGGCGACCCCGGGCTCGCTGGCCGGCGACGAGCTCGCGACCGCCCTGCAGGTCGCGGACCTCGCCGCGCTGGCCCTGTCCGGGCTGCTCGGCGGGGACCGGTGGCTCGACGGCGACGGGCGGTGGATGGAGGGAGCCGGGATGCGGCACCGGGAGGTGCACCAGGCCACCGGCATGCTGATCGCGCAGCTGGACCTGTCGGCCGCGGAGGCGCTGGCCCGGATGCGCGCGTATGCGTTCGGGCACAGCCGCGCGCTGCGCGACGTCGCCGCCGACATCGTCGCCGGGCGGCTCGAAGTGGACCGGGAGCCCTGGTGA
- a CDS encoding GAF and ANTAR domain-containing protein, translating into MADRERQVTRTFVALADTLVDDYDVADLLHTLVRRCVELLDVAAAGLTLVDERGSLQVLASSTEQARLLELFQLSIDEGPCVECFATRAPVLVADVAAEATRWPRFAAEASRQGFASVHALPMRLRKQAVGALNLFGTRPGELATDDVDLAQGLADTATIGILQERAIRRGETMSEQLQTALNSRVTIEQAKGVLAVTGRLSMDDAFTALRGYARSHNLLLGDVARGLAERKLDPALVLTRHVRKT; encoded by the coding sequence ATGGCCGACCGTGAACGACAGGTGACCCGGACGTTCGTCGCGCTGGCCGACACCCTCGTCGACGACTACGACGTCGCCGACCTGCTGCACACGCTGGTGCGGCGCTGCGTGGAGCTACTCGACGTCGCCGCGGCCGGCCTCACGCTGGTCGACGAGCGCGGGAGCCTGCAAGTGCTCGCTTCCTCCACCGAGCAGGCCCGGCTGCTGGAGCTCTTCCAGCTCAGCATCGACGAGGGCCCGTGCGTGGAATGCTTCGCGACCCGGGCGCCGGTCCTGGTCGCCGACGTCGCCGCGGAGGCGACGCGGTGGCCGCGGTTCGCGGCGGAGGCGTCCCGGCAGGGGTTCGCGTCGGTGCACGCGCTGCCGATGCGGCTGCGCAAGCAGGCCGTGGGCGCGCTGAACCTGTTCGGCACCCGGCCGGGTGAGCTCGCGACCGACGATGTCGACCTGGCGCAGGGGCTGGCCGACACGGCGACCATCGGCATCCTCCAGGAGCGGGCGATCCGGCGCGGGGAGACGATGTCCGAGCAACTGCAGACCGCCTTGAACAGCCGCGTGACCATCGAGCAGGCGAAGGGCGTCCTCGCCGTGACCGGCCGGCTCAGCATGGACGACGCCTTCACCGCGTTGCGTGGCTACGCCCGCAGTCACAACCTCCTGCTCGGCGATGTCGCCCGAGGGCTCGCGGAGCGGAAGCTCGACCCCGCACTCGTGCTGACCCGCCACGTCCGAAAGACCTGA